The following coding sequences lie in one Tachysurus fulvidraco isolate hzauxx_2018 chromosome 19, HZAU_PFXX_2.0, whole genome shotgun sequence genomic window:
- the LOC125139546 gene encoding C-type mannose receptor 2-like, producing MSMKIYLILLTFFTGAVAVVQFVHRKYSLIQKGKNWSDAQTYCRATHTDLAIIKSNDDMVQLQNEAQRQQFSSSAWIGLYNPVNSWFWSLGNEPVGSMRWKPGEPNNYGGNEECGMMGSYGWEDVACNLAHPSVCFDATKTGNQMYIYISTPMTWLDAQAYCRQHHTDLAISRDSTEDSIIKGLASVWTLIGLFRDSWKWTDQTNFSTINWESGKPDNALGNENCGYINNNQAADAQCSNIMPFFCYSDVTGKQQTLRLKVQSSEDVNDPAVMMAILQQINQKLKDRLRTQNITVKWRKQSDGVVFHKLKEETIPK from the exons ATGAGTATGAAGATTTATCTGATTCTACTCACGTTTTTTACAg GGGCAGTCGCTGTTGTCCAATTTGTCCATCGTAAGTACTCTCTGATCCAGAAGGGGAAAAACTGGAGTGATGCTCAGACTTActgcagagccacacacactgacctggctaTCATCAAAAGTAATGATGACATGGTCCAACTTCAAAATGAAGCACAGAGACAACAGTTCAGTTCCAGTGCTTGGATCGGACTCTACAATCCCGTCAACAGCTGGTTCTGGTCCTTAGGTAATGAGCCAGTGGGTAGTATGAGATGGAAACCAGGTGAACCCAACAATTATGGTGGAAATGAGGAGTGTGGTATGATGGGTTCCTATGGTTGGGAGGATGTTGCCTGTAATCTTGCACACCCCTCTGTATGTTTTGATG CTACTAAAACTGGAAATCagatgtacatttatatttctactCCTATGACATGGCTTGATGCTCAGGCTTACTGTAGACAGCATCACACAGACTTGGCCATTTCGAGAGATTCAACAGAAGACTCCATTATAAAGGGACTGGCCTCAGTCTGGACTTTAATTGGTCTGTTCAGAGACTCCTGGAAGTGGACAGACCAAACCAATTTCTCTACCATCAACTGGGAGTCTGGAAAACCTGATAATGCCCTGGGGAATGAAAACTgtggttatataaataataatcaggcTGCTGATGCCCAGTGCTCAAACATAATGCCTTTCTTCTGTTACTCAG ATGTCAcaggaaaacaacaaacactaaGACTGAAGGTCCAATCCAGTGAGGATGTGAATGATCCTGCAGTGATGATGGCCATCTTGCAGCAG ATCAACCAGAAACTGAAGGATCGTTTGAGGACCCAaaacatcacagtgaaatggcGCAAACAATCAGATGGTGTTGTGTTTCACAAGTTGAAGGAAGAAACAATACCCAAATAG